The following are encoded in a window of Roseimaritima ulvae genomic DNA:
- a CDS encoding DUF1592 domain-containing protein, with the protein MRNQPPHRLLLTFLLLICGAGLSVHGAVAAETGAFSTVVAPALRTHCAKCHGADGEREGDVDVLALHRDNIADDLDLVQRLIDVLDLEEMPPEDEPPLDASLRQQLITELKAILHASLETQKTYPHTPIRRMNRFQYNNAVTDLLDLKCIVFTLPERMMREHNGYFQPASGKMADVVTVGSRPLGKSQMIERRLAGVAAFPQDLRAEHGFDNQADHLSLSPLLMEAFLNLGQSIVESPDFTPKNVGIWQTFFAPPDQGSERDAEVQRRMESFLTRAFRRPVEADVLARYVGYVSRQLDAGVAFEDAMKSVVAATLASPKFLYLYDTQSEDGEGAQPVDDFELASRLSFFLWGSLPDQPLLELAATGELHQPEVLAAQFERMMKNRKLKRFCDSFPAQWLQLERIISSVPDRKQFPDFYFLKYRDSMHMMLEPLLLFETVLIEDQPITQLIDPDFTYRSPLLENAYGELATEAGRRGGAVTVLKFRRLPVTDRRIGGVITNAAVMTMTSGPERTQPITRGAWLAGVIFNNPPEPPPADVPPLAEKPAEGEEHLTLRERLSMHRQRADCMGCHEQIDPLGFALENFNPIGVWRDKYDNGREVDMAGTLFRKHEFEDVIEFKDALLAEKDRFTRALAGHLLSFALGRRLGAADQISLDEITAATAADGYKMQTLLRQVVLSEPFQTKSIPAPAND; encoded by the coding sequence ATGCGGAATCAACCGCCCCACCGCCTGCTGCTGACCTTCCTCCTGCTGATCTGTGGGGCTGGGCTGTCGGTCCACGGTGCGGTGGCCGCCGAGACCGGTGCGTTTTCCACAGTGGTTGCCCCGGCCCTGAGAACGCACTGCGCCAAATGCCATGGCGCCGACGGCGAACGCGAAGGCGACGTGGACGTATTGGCCCTGCACCGCGACAACATCGCTGACGATCTGGATTTGGTGCAGCGTCTGATCGATGTGCTGGACCTGGAAGAGATGCCTCCGGAAGACGAACCTCCGCTCGATGCGTCGTTGCGGCAGCAATTGATCACGGAGCTGAAGGCGATTTTGCACGCTTCGCTGGAGACGCAGAAAACCTATCCACACACGCCGATCCGGCGGATGAATCGTTTTCAGTACAATAATGCGGTGACCGACCTGCTGGATTTGAAGTGCATCGTGTTCACGTTGCCCGAGCGGATGATGCGCGAGCACAATGGATACTTCCAACCGGCTTCCGGCAAGATGGCTGACGTGGTGACCGTGGGCAGTCGGCCGCTGGGCAAGTCGCAGATGATCGAACGACGATTGGCTGGGGTGGCCGCGTTTCCCCAGGATCTGCGCGCCGAACACGGATTCGATAATCAGGCCGACCATTTGTCCTTGTCGCCGCTGTTGATGGAAGCCTTCCTGAATCTGGGCCAGTCGATCGTCGAAAGTCCGGATTTTACACCGAAGAATGTTGGCATCTGGCAGACGTTTTTCGCACCGCCGGATCAGGGCTCCGAACGAGACGCCGAAGTGCAGCGGAGAATGGAGTCGTTTTTGACGCGTGCCTTCCGGCGGCCGGTCGAAGCGGACGTGTTGGCTCGCTACGTCGGTTATGTAAGCCGCCAATTGGATGCGGGCGTGGCATTTGAAGACGCCATGAAGTCCGTGGTGGCGGCGACGCTGGCTTCGCCCAAGTTCCTCTATCTGTACGACACGCAGAGTGAGGACGGCGAGGGTGCTCAGCCCGTGGACGACTTTGAACTCGCTTCCCGGCTGTCCTTCTTTCTGTGGGGAAGCCTGCCCGATCAACCGCTGCTGGAATTGGCTGCGACGGGTGAGTTGCATCAGCCGGAGGTGCTGGCCGCGCAGTTCGAACGGATGATGAAGAACCGCAAACTGAAACGGTTCTGCGACAGCTTTCCCGCCCAGTGGTTGCAACTGGAACGGATCATTTCTTCGGTGCCCGATCGCAAGCAGTTTCCAGACTTTTACTTTCTCAAATACCGCGACAGCATGCACATGATGCTGGAGCCGCTGTTGCTGTTTGAAACCGTGTTGATTGAAGACCAACCGATAACCCAGCTGATCGATCCGGATTTCACGTATCGTTCGCCGCTGTTGGAGAATGCCTACGGCGAACTGGCCACCGAAGCGGGCCGCCGTGGCGGCGCGGTGACGGTACTCAAATTCCGCCGTTTGCCGGTCACCGATCGTCGCATTGGTGGCGTGATCACCAACGCCGCCGTGATGACCATGACGTCCGGTCCCGAACGCACCCAGCCGATCACACGCGGGGCCTGGCTGGCCGGTGTGATCTTTAATAATCCGCCCGAACCGCCGCCGGCCGACGTGCCGCCGTTGGCAGAGAAACCGGCCGAAGGCGAAGAGCACCTGACGCTCCGCGAGCGGCTTTCCATGCATCGCCAAAGAGCGGACTGCATGGGCTGTCATGAACAGATCGATCCGCTGGGCTTTGCACTGGAAAACTTTAATCCCATTGGCGTGTGGCGTGACAAATACGACAACGGTCGCGAGGTCGATATGGCGGGCACGCTGTTTCGCAAACATGAATTCGAAGACGTGATCGAATTTAAAGATGCCCTGTTAGCCGAAAAAGATCGCTTCACGCGGGCTCTGGCCGGACACCTGCTGTCCTTTGCGCTCGGTCGCAGGCTCGGTGCCGCCGATCAAATCTCGCTCGACGAAATCACCGCCGCGACCGCGGCCGATGGTTACAAGATGCAAACCTTGCTGCGGCAAGTGGTTCTCAGCGAGCCCTTTCAAACCAAATCGATTCCCGCACCCGCAAACGACTGA
- a CDS encoding DUF1552 domain-containing protein, whose translation MFPSTRRTFLRGLGGTALALPWMPSLHAAGSATQVPMRMAHFYVPIGVVRRGFFPGEADDVIPKGNLGNVMKSLGKQDPFGSVKPLRDLTPTMQPLDGFKDKINLITGMDRTFQQGTDVHAQCASCYLSSAVPYTIEGTAWPLDRTLDHLVADHVGTETPFSTLEFSCNSHRDNKESIYFDNISWYGTGHLAPSIRDPRKMYRRLFSTQEIDRYRDITDLVLEDARSLKKDLGYTDRHKFAEYFDSIRTIETQMDRLENMKTELSQVKLDEPPEAYMPRGEYIRLMGDLMVVALQTGLTNVATFMVGPERWDTPYKFEGLFDTPRSHHQMSHNQTKMIDDLLKVDRFHMQQYVYLLEKMDAIEQADGTTLLDNTLFTYGSGLGDGSTHQYNDLPIIVAGGGRRVKSGQHINMPEGTPLANLWLTQAQMMGVPMQRFADSTGTVKPLLA comes from the coding sequence ATGTTTCCCAGCACACGACGAACCTTTTTGCGTGGCCTCGGCGGCACTGCCTTGGCCTTGCCCTGGATGCCCAGCCTGCACGCGGCCGGTTCAGCGACTCAGGTGCCCATGCGGATGGCTCATTTTTATGTGCCCATCGGAGTGGTGCGGCGCGGCTTCTTCCCCGGCGAAGCGGACGACGTGATCCCCAAGGGCAACCTCGGCAACGTGATGAAGTCGCTGGGCAAACAGGATCCCTTCGGCAGCGTTAAACCGCTGCGTGACTTGACGCCCACGATGCAACCGCTGGATGGATTCAAAGACAAGATCAATCTGATCACCGGCATGGATCGCACTTTCCAGCAAGGCACCGACGTGCACGCCCAGTGCGCCTCGTGTTACCTCAGCAGCGCCGTGCCCTATACGATCGAGGGCACCGCCTGGCCGCTGGACCGCACGCTGGATCATCTGGTCGCCGACCACGTGGGCACCGAGACGCCGTTTTCGACTTTGGAATTCAGCTGTAACAGCCACCGCGACAACAAAGAATCGATTTACTTCGACAATATTTCCTGGTACGGCACCGGTCATTTGGCGCCCTCGATTCGCGATCCACGCAAGATGTATCGTCGATTGTTCTCGACGCAGGAAATCGATCGCTACCGTGACATCACCGACCTGGTGCTGGAAGACGCCCGCTCGCTGAAGAAAGACTTAGGCTACACCGATCGCCACAAGTTCGCGGAATATTTTGATTCCATTCGCACTATCGAAACGCAGATGGATCGCTTGGAAAATATGAAAACGGAACTGTCTCAGGTGAAACTGGACGAACCGCCCGAAGCTTACATGCCTCGCGGCGAGTACATTCGGCTGATGGGCGACCTGATGGTCGTGGCCCTGCAGACCGGATTAACCAATGTGGCGACCTTTATGGTGGGCCCCGAACGCTGGGATACGCCCTATAAATTCGAGGGCTTGTTCGACACGCCGCGCAGCCATCATCAGATGTCCCACAATCAAACCAAGATGATCGACGATCTGTTGAAGGTGGACCGCTTCCACATGCAGCAATACGTGTATCTGCTGGAGAAGATGGACGCGATCGAACAAGCCGACGGAACCACGCTGCTGGACAATACGTTGTTTACCTATGGTTCCGGCTTGGGAGACGGTTCGACACACCAATACAACGATCTACCGATCATCGTCGCCGGTGGCGGGCGGCGGGTCAAATCCGGTCAACACATCAACATGCCCGAGGGCACCCCGCTGGCAAATCTGTGGTTAACACAAGCCCAAATGATGGGCGTGCCGATGCAACGCTTTGCCGACAGTACCGGCACGGTCAAGCCGCTGCTGGCGTAG
- a CDS encoding alpha/beta hydrolase family protein has product MPARFAGHRFAGHILYSVATLARAWAALSYLSIACLAACLLLGCKPTTSPPPSPPAPTPVAPPSWMERRAEAPQVFDTPPVTHPFTQPTYAPEGVRAVEYTSRDSTGETLRLYAWLVMPDDAEVKREAITRPAVVYFHSGHELGASDLEQVRPFLDAGFAVMLPSLRGENGNPGHFELFWGEVDDALAAVRWLAKQPEIDGEHIYTFGHSAGGGISALLSLADADVPIRFSGSCGGLYRPSHLRDWNPAPPFASENPRDYQLRTLLDNVASMKRSHYAYLGLADPLCENLITPSSPHLNTRFVLGDHFSSLPIAVADFARQMFRDAFLNEFELPVSLRPLAWKHWDDIPETSVVPEHEPPALWKVQADPTTEPLNFFREDVRCEIMMRDRTGYHGDVVFPRGFENVAKIHATEAAPRPGVSIIDLSTMLVTSGHPTAVFPILHRNSYSYGGSGPDRFAFRWPGSNNPVDSQSMPGVKIPYGVYAASPGGRYVAAFSDQFELLVWDAANEQLVGRNPLPKLPARERQPAGSRGRLMPAELGFSPDGKEFAAVVGEIGNMYLVNYHWESGAITAFFPTVTPWSGHRSVKYPNRYRLQFLENGHGWLVEYGKRIIDRHTGQRRGAFTSAGLDKDYYRIDMATFTVPRVISGNRVLAVMQNPVSLFRQRVQTIHLSVEEEQTE; this is encoded by the coding sequence ATGCCTGCTCGATTCGCTGGCCACCGATTCGCTGGACATATTCTCTACTCCGTAGCTACGCTCGCCAGAGCGTGGGCCGCACTGAGCTACCTCTCCATCGCCTGCCTAGCCGCCTGTCTGCTGCTGGGCTGCAAACCCACCACCTCACCACCCCCTTCGCCCCCCGCCCCCACTCCGGTCGCCCCGCCATCGTGGATGGAACGGCGAGCGGAAGCGCCGCAGGTTTTTGATACTCCGCCGGTAACGCATCCCTTCACCCAGCCGACCTACGCTCCCGAGGGTGTTCGCGCGGTCGAATACACTTCGCGCGATTCCACTGGAGAAACGCTTCGCCTATACGCGTGGCTGGTGATGCCGGATGATGCGGAGGTTAAGCGTGAAGCGATCACACGACCTGCAGTGGTGTACTTTCATTCGGGGCACGAGTTAGGCGCGTCGGACCTCGAACAGGTGCGTCCTTTCCTGGATGCTGGTTTTGCGGTGATGCTGCCCAGCCTGCGCGGCGAGAACGGCAACCCCGGTCACTTCGAACTGTTCTGGGGTGAGGTCGACGACGCTCTGGCCGCGGTCCGCTGGTTGGCGAAGCAGCCCGAGATCGATGGCGAGCATATTTACACGTTTGGACACAGCGCTGGCGGTGGAATATCGGCCTTGTTGTCTTTGGCCGACGCCGACGTTCCGATTCGTTTCAGTGGCAGTTGCGGCGGCCTCTATCGCCCATCTCACCTTCGCGATTGGAACCCCGCACCGCCGTTTGCATCGGAGAATCCGAGGGACTACCAATTGCGAACCCTGCTTGACAACGTCGCGTCGATGAAGCGCTCGCATTATGCCTACCTGGGGCTGGCCGATCCGTTGTGCGAGAACTTGATCACCCCATCATCCCCCCATTTGAACACGCGGTTTGTGCTCGGCGATCACTTCAGTAGCTTGCCGATCGCGGTGGCCGATTTCGCACGTCAGATGTTCCGCGATGCGTTCTTGAATGAATTCGAATTGCCCGTTTCACTGCGTCCGCTGGCCTGGAAACACTGGGACGACATTCCCGAGACGTCGGTGGTGCCGGAACACGAACCGCCCGCATTGTGGAAAGTTCAAGCCGACCCGACAACGGAACCGCTGAATTTTTTTCGCGAAGACGTCCGCTGCGAGATCATGATGCGCGACCGAACGGGCTACCACGGCGACGTGGTGTTTCCCCGCGGCTTTGAAAATGTTGCCAAAATCCACGCCACGGAGGCGGCGCCCCGACCGGGCGTCAGCATCATCGATCTGTCGACCATGCTGGTCACCTCCGGGCACCCCACGGCCGTATTTCCCATCCTGCACCGCAACTCGTACAGCTACGGTGGCAGCGGTCCCGATCGCTTCGCCTTTCGTTGGCCGGGTTCAAACAATCCCGTTGATTCGCAGAGCATGCCGGGCGTGAAGATTCCCTATGGCGTGTACGCAGCCAGTCCGGGAGGCCGATACGTGGCCGCGTTTTCGGATCAATTCGAATTGTTGGTATGGGACGCAGCGAACGAGCAATTAGTCGGCCGCAATCCGTTGCCCAAATTACCGGCTCGCGAACGGCAGCCCGCCGGTTCGCGAGGGCGACTCATGCCCGCTGAGCTTGGGTTTTCGCCGGACGGCAAAGAATTCGCCGCCGTGGTGGGTGAGATCGGCAACATGTATCTGGTGAACTACCACTGGGAATCAGGAGCGATCACGGCGTTCTTTCCCACCGTGACGCCGTGGAGCGGTCACCGCAGCGTCAAATATCCGAATCGCTATCGATTGCAGTTTCTGGAAAACGGACACGGCTGGCTGGTCGAATATGGCAAGCGAATCATCGACCGTCATACGGGTCAACGTCGCGGAGCGTTTACCTCGGCGGGGCTGGACAAGGATTACTACCGCATCGACATGGCCACCTTCACGGTGCCCCGCGTGATCAGCGGCAACCGCGTGTTGGCCGTCATGCAAAACCCGGTCAGCCTGTTTCGCCAACGCGTGCAAACGATCCACCTAAGCGTCGAAGAAGAGCAAACCGAATAA
- a CDS encoding DNA alkylation repair protein, whose product MAMTKTEVIALLKDNADERGIANWNKTGSKLKSFGIGLTRLRKLAKQIGRDHKLAQSLWKSNIYDAKVIGLLIDEPKKMTREQAEQQVDSGLGGGMLSHVFASCDATLAKTPFAFELAYDWMASDDEVRRRCGYGLLYELSKKKPKGMDDAFLLERIDLIRNTIHDEPMWVRESMLSALMGIGKRNQQLNQAAIAAAQAIGPVDIDYGDDNSCEPLDVLKHLTSDYLQEKLGRKS is encoded by the coding sequence ATGGCGATGACCAAAACCGAAGTGATCGCGTTGTTGAAAGACAATGCGGACGAGCGTGGGATCGCAAACTGGAACAAGACCGGCAGCAAACTAAAAAGTTTTGGCATCGGGCTGACCCGTCTGCGGAAACTCGCTAAGCAGATCGGTCGCGACCACAAACTGGCGCAGTCGCTGTGGAAGAGCAACATCTACGACGCCAAGGTTATCGGCCTGTTGATCGATGAACCCAAGAAGATGACGCGCGAGCAGGCCGAACAACAGGTCGATAGCGGCTTGGGAGGCGGCATGCTGTCCCACGTATTCGCTTCCTGTGATGCCACGCTGGCCAAAACGCCTTTCGCTTTTGAACTGGCTTACGACTGGATGGCCAGCGACGACGAGGTTCGGCGACGCTGTGGATATGGCCTGCTGTACGAACTCTCCAAGAAAAAGCCCAAGGGCATGGACGATGCGTTTCTGCTGGAGCGGATCGACTTGATTCGCAACACGATCCACGACGAGCCGATGTGGGTGCGTGAGTCGATGCTGTCCGCGCTGATGGGCATCGGCAAACGCAACCAACAACTCAACCAAGCCGCCATCGCCGCCGCCCAAGCGATTGGTCCGGTCGACATCGACTACGGCGACGACAACAGTTGCGAACCGCTGGACGTGTTGAAACATCTGACGTCCGATTACCTGCAAGAAAAGCTAGGACGCAAAAGCTGA
- a CDS encoding sulfatase family protein has translation MFIRNSAFRFFFLSLLWSCFPLGTSEAADRLPPPNLVLIIADDMNWDDCGAYGHPAIRTPNIDRLAKEGLRFKHAYLTTNSCSPSRSSLLTGKYPHNTGAEQLHWPLPVGSRTFAQELGKAGYYTAAAGKWHLGDAVRDHFDRIYEASTAGFVLPSGTDGEPPKMIAAQPSGCEDWERAFDDRPKDRPFFMWLAALDPHREYTPGALDPPHSLTDVIVPPHLPDTPDVREDLRLYYDEIGRLDTYVGKVLAKLKQQGVDDNTLILFISDNGRPFPRDKTTLYDGGIRTPWIIRWPGQVTAGVSTDALVSAVDIAPTFLELAHGGEAKANDFPCEGHSFAHVLRQPTLAHREFAFAEDHWHDYEDHARSVATQQYKLIRNDYIDLPSTPSADAGRGLSWQNMLRLYKQNKLPLHQQTCFLAPRPEWELYDLQRDPGELNNLIDDAAYRSVRERLQAALAEWTKQTQDYIPTRRTPDEFDRVTGEPDHSVRVRPRPSKQQMFGTNGKY, from the coding sequence ATGTTCATTCGAAATTCAGCCTTTCGGTTCTTCTTCCTGTCCCTGCTGTGGTCCTGCTTCCCACTGGGAACCAGCGAGGCCGCGGATCGGCTGCCACCGCCCAATCTTGTCCTGATCATCGCCGACGACATGAACTGGGATGACTGCGGCGCCTATGGGCATCCCGCCATCCGCACGCCCAACATTGATCGACTGGCTAAAGAGGGCTTGCGGTTTAAGCACGCCTATTTGACGACCAACTCCTGCAGCCCCTCACGTTCCAGCTTGTTGACGGGCAAATACCCTCACAACACCGGCGCTGAACAATTGCACTGGCCGTTGCCTGTCGGCAGTCGGACATTCGCACAGGAACTTGGTAAAGCCGGTTATTACACGGCCGCCGCCGGCAAGTGGCATTTAGGCGACGCGGTACGGGATCATTTCGACCGCATCTACGAAGCCTCCACCGCCGGATTTGTGTTGCCTTCAGGCACCGATGGTGAACCGCCCAAAATGATCGCTGCCCAGCCCAGCGGCTGTGAAGACTGGGAACGAGCGTTCGATGACCGACCGAAGGACCGGCCGTTTTTCATGTGGTTGGCCGCACTCGATCCGCATCGCGAATACACCCCCGGCGCCCTCGATCCGCCCCATTCGCTCACCGACGTGATCGTGCCGCCGCATCTGCCGGATACCCCCGACGTGCGCGAGGACCTGCGACTGTATTACGACGAGATCGGTCGTTTGGACACTTATGTTGGCAAAGTCCTGGCGAAATTGAAACAGCAGGGCGTCGATGACAACACGCTGATTCTATTCATCAGCGACAACGGACGTCCCTTCCCACGTGACAAAACGACCTTGTACGACGGCGGAATTCGCACGCCTTGGATCATCCGCTGGCCAGGGCAAGTCACCGCGGGTGTTTCCACCGATGCGTTGGTCAGCGCGGTCGATATCGCTCCAACGTTTTTGGAATTAGCTCATGGTGGCGAAGCGAAGGCAAACGACTTTCCCTGCGAAGGCCACAGCTTTGCCCATGTGTTGCGGCAACCGACGCTGGCGCACCGCGAGTTTGCATTTGCCGAAGACCACTGGCATGACTACGAAGACCACGCTCGCAGCGTCGCCACCCAGCAATACAAACTGATCCGCAACGATTACATCGACCTGCCGTCGACTCCGTCTGCCGACGCCGGTCGAGGGCTGAGTTGGCAAAACATGCTGCGGCTATACAAACAGAACAAGCTGCCGCTCCACCAGCAGACCTGTTTCTTGGCACCGCGTCCCGAGTGGGAACTGTATGACTTGCAGCGAGATCCCGGCGAGCTGAACAACCTGATCGACGACGCGGCCTACCGTTCCGTGCGTGAACGATTGCAGGCAGCTCTTGCGGAGTGGACGAAGCAAACGCAGGACTACATTCCCACGCGCCGCACCCCTGACGAATTTGATCGCGTCACGGGAGAACCCGACCACAGCGTCCGCGTTCGACCACGCCCATCCAAACAGCAAATGTTCGGAACCAACGGCAAGTACTAA
- a CDS encoding aldo/keto reductase: MKTRTLGNSGRSVSEIGLGCWQLGADWGHVSEPQAMQILETAWEHGVTFFDTADVYGSGRSEQLIGRFIPQHRDEIFVATKVGRQNYPGPYTEELLKRHISDSIERLGVDSLDLVQLHCVPSEVMAAGDIFDWLREFKRDGLIKTFGASVESMDEAVGILDQPELTSLQIIFNIFRQKPITALFDQALARGVGIIVRLPLASGLLAGKFTTETTFADDDHRNYNRNGDAFNVGETFAGLPFETGVALADQIKTRVPTGMTMAQFSQRWILDHPAVTTVITGASKPSQVADNTAVSDLDRLSDQTHQQLAALYASSIKAHIRGVY; this comes from the coding sequence ATGAAGACGAGAACACTGGGAAATAGCGGTCGATCAGTTTCTGAAATCGGTCTGGGCTGTTGGCAACTGGGCGCCGATTGGGGCCACGTCAGTGAACCGCAAGCGATGCAGATTCTGGAAACCGCTTGGGAACACGGCGTCACATTTTTTGACACCGCCGATGTGTACGGCAGCGGCCGCAGCGAACAGCTGATCGGCCGTTTCATTCCACAGCATCGTGACGAAATTTTCGTGGCTACCAAAGTGGGGCGGCAAAACTACCCGGGCCCCTACACGGAAGAACTTCTCAAGCGACATATCAGCGACTCGATCGAACGCTTGGGCGTCGACAGCTTGGACTTGGTGCAACTGCACTGTGTGCCGTCGGAAGTCATGGCCGCCGGAGACATCTTCGACTGGCTGCGTGAATTCAAACGCGACGGGCTGATCAAAACTTTTGGGGCCAGCGTGGAGTCGATGGACGAAGCCGTCGGCATCCTCGACCAACCCGAACTGACTTCGCTGCAGATCATTTTTAATATCTTTCGCCAGAAGCCGATCACGGCCCTGTTTGATCAAGCCCTGGCCCGCGGCGTGGGCATTATTGTGCGGTTGCCGCTGGCCAGCGGACTGCTGGCGGGAAAGTTCACGACCGAGACCACATTCGCCGACGACGACCACCGTAACTACAATCGCAATGGCGATGCGTTTAACGTCGGCGAAACCTTTGCCGGACTACCCTTCGAAACAGGGGTGGCTCTGGCCGACCAGATCAAAACCCGGGTTCCGACCGGCATGACAATGGCTCAGTTTTCCCAGCGATGGATTTTGGATCATCCGGCAGTGACCACCGTGATTACCGGAGCGTCCAAGCCATCTCAGGTGGCGGACAACACCGCGGTCTCGGATCTGGACCGATTGAGCGACCAAACGCATCAACAACTCGCCGCATTATATGCATCGTCGATTAAAGCCCATATTCGCGGTGTGTATTAG
- a CDS encoding TIGR01777 family oxidoreductase: MLNLQGKQIVIAGGSGFLGVSMARFLAAAGASVSVLSRSVPIVVGNWTHHIWDARSLETSTAKTGSAGNWVETLDGADAVINLAGRSVNCIKTPDHQDEILRSRVEATRVLGAAMRNVASPPPVWVQMSTAHIYGDPPRLVCTENSELGFGFAPQIGRAWEQAFTESKLPDQRGVVMRTSFVIGRDRGAGGGAMATLGRLARFGLGGRVGSGTQGMSWIHETDLNRLIADAIENESMTGVYIASSPHPVSQIEFMRTLRRAVGMPIGLPAFEWMVRFGAPYLLRTDPELALYGRYVVSERLPQQGFVFAYPELEAALQAWSSHSE, translated from the coding sequence ATGTTAAACTTGCAGGGAAAGCAGATCGTGATCGCTGGCGGCAGCGGTTTTCTGGGCGTTTCGATGGCTCGGTTTCTGGCTGCTGCTGGTGCGAGCGTTTCGGTGCTGTCTCGATCCGTGCCGATAGTCGTGGGAAACTGGACACATCATATCTGGGACGCCCGCAGCTTGGAAACTTCTACCGCAAAAACCGGTTCAGCGGGCAACTGGGTCGAAACGCTCGACGGAGCCGACGCGGTGATCAACCTAGCCGGGCGCTCCGTCAACTGCATCAAGACTCCCGATCATCAAGACGAAATCCTCCGCTCGCGTGTGGAAGCGACGCGGGTATTGGGCGCCGCCATGCGGAACGTCGCTTCGCCTCCGCCGGTGTGGGTACAAATGAGTACGGCACACATTTATGGCGATCCGCCGCGTTTGGTTTGTACGGAAAACTCCGAGTTGGGGTTTGGCTTCGCTCCGCAGATCGGTCGAGCTTGGGAACAGGCCTTTACCGAAAGCAAGCTGCCCGATCAGCGTGGCGTGGTGATGCGGACCAGTTTTGTGATCGGGCGCGACCGCGGCGCCGGCGGCGGGGCGATGGCCACGCTGGGTAGGTTGGCAAGGTTTGGGCTGGGCGGTCGCGTGGGTAGCGGAACCCAGGGCATGAGTTGGATCCACGAAACCGACCTGAACCGGTTGATTGCCGATGCGATCGAGAACGAATCCATGACAGGTGTTTACATTGCTTCCTCGCCTCACCCGGTTTCACAAATCGAATTCATGCGAACACTGCGCCGCGCCGTTGGCATGCCGATCGGATTACCGGCGTTTGAGTGGATGGTGCGGTTCGGCGCCCCGTACCTGCTGCGTACCGACCCGGAACTGGCGTTGTATGGCCGCTATGTCGTCTCCGAACGTTTGCCGCAGCAGGGGTTCGTATTTGCATATCCAGAACTGGAAGCAGCGCTCCAAGCTTGGTCGTCACACAGCGAATGA